A region of the Aggregicoccus sp. 17bor-14 genome:
CGCCTCGCTCGCGGTGTACGGCACGGCGCTCGCGGGCTGGGCGTCCAACAACAAGTTCGCGCTGCTGGGCGGCGTGCGCGCCTCCTCGCAGATGATCTCCTACGAGGTCGCGCTGGGCCTGAGCCTGGTGGGCCTGATGGTGGCCTTCTCCACCGTGCAGCTGCCCGCCTTCGTGGGCAACATGGCGAACGAGGGCGCGGGCGTGGCGACGGGCCAGGCGCGCTTCCTCTGGGCGGCCAACGCGAACGTGGGCCTGCCTGCGTGGGGCATCTTCCTGCAGCCCCTGGGCTTCATCCTCTTCTTCGCGGCCTCCTTCGCGGAGACGAAGCGCGCCCCCTTCGACTCTCCCGAGGGTGAGTCGGAGATCATCGGCTACTTCGTGGAGTACTCGGGCATGCAGTTCGGCCTGTTCATGATCTCCGAGTTCGTGGAGGTCGTGGTGCTCTCCGGCGTGCTCACGGTGCTCTTCTTCGGCGGCTGGCACCTGCCCATCTACGGCGAGGCGCTCGCGGCCAGTTCCTTCATGCAGGAGCACGGCTGGATCTACGGCACCATCCTGGGCACGGTGTTCTGGCTCAAGGTGCTGCTGCTCATCTGGCTGCAGCTGACCATCCGCTGGACCTTCCCGCGCTTCCGCTACGACCAGATCATGACCCTGGGCTGGAAGATCCTCCTGCCCGCGGGCCTGGTGAACCTGTTCCTCAGCGCGGCGCTGGTGCTGTGGGATCCCTCGCTGCGCGCGCTCGCGGTGATGGGTCTGCTGGAGATCGGCTTCGTCATCGCGCTCACCCTCACCAAGCGCGAGACCGCCGGCGCGCACGGCGGCGGCCACGGCCACGGGGCCCACGGCGACCACGGCCACGGGGCGCTGGACCACGGCCACGGCGGCCACGCCATCGCGGCGCACGGGGCAACGGCTCACGCCGCCCACGCAGACGACCACGCTCACGCGGCCCCTGCGGCCTCGCACTAAGCCTTCCGGAACCCGGAGACACTCCCGACCATGGCCTACAAGGCAACCCAGGACCCCCGCGAAGACCTCCGCGAGCGCACGTACCTGCCCGAGCTGATCCGCGGGCTGGCCGTGTCCACGCGGCACTTCTTCCGCAACCTCTTCGGCACCCGCGACGAGAACGTGCAGGTGCTCGACCGCACCGGCACCAGCCTCGTGGCCACGGTGCAGTACCCGGAGGAGAAGACCCCCTACCCGCCCGGCTACCGCGGCCTGCACCGCCTGGTGCCGCGCGAGGACGGCAAGCCGCGCTGCGTGGCCTGCTACATGTGCGCCACCGTCTGCCCGGCGCAGTGCATCTACATCGAGGCGGGTGAGTACGACCCTGCGGACGTCTCCTCCGAGAGCCGCACGATCGAGAAGTTCCCCACCGCGTTCGTCATCGACGAGCTGCGCTGCATCGTGTGCGGCCTGTGCGTGGAGGCGTGCCCCAAGGACGCCATCCGCATGGACACGTACACGCACACCCCGAGCGAGTACAACCGCCAGGGCTTCGTCTACGACATCCCCAAGCTGCTCAAGGGTCCCGCGGTGAGCCATCCCTCGGACCCCTGGTACAAGCGCGAGGGCTCCGAGGAGCCGCACCACGGCCACAAGGAGGCCCACACGCGCATCGGCGAGGGGCTCGTCCCGCTCAAGGTGCCGGGCCCGCTGCACGCGGGCGACGCCCACGGGCACGCGGCCGGCCACGCTCACGCGGCCGCGGCGCACGCCCCCGCGGCGCTGCCCACCGGCCCTCGCACCGTGGTGCAGGACGACAAGCCGGTGAAGGTGACGAAGTTCATCAAGTAGTCGCCTCCGGCCTGCGGCCCCTCTCCCGGCCTGCCCTCTCCCGCATCCCCGCGGGAGAACGGCAGGCCGGAGTCGTTTAAGGTGCCCTCCCGTGCACCCGCTCCCCGCCACCTCCCCGGGCGAAAGCCCTGGCCTTCGCGCCCGCCTCCAGGCGGTGGCAGACTTCTTCACCCGGCAGCGCCACCTGGTGGCCGTGCGCGACGGCGTGGTGGGGGCGCTGCCGCTGGTGCTGGTGGGCTCGCTGTTCCTGCTCGCCGCGCAGCCGCCCTTCGCCCTGCTGCAGGCCTGGGTGGCGCCGTACGTGCCGCTGCTGCTCGTCCCCTACCGGATGCTGGGCGGGCTCATCGCCGTCTACGTCACCTTCTGCTGCGCGCACTCGCTCGCGAAGTCCTACGCGCTGGACCCGATGGCGGCGGGCCTGGTGGCGATGGCGGCCTACCTCGTGGCGGCCTACCCCACGCCGCTGCCGGGGCCCCCGCTTCCCCCCGCGCTGCCGCTCGCGCGCCTGGGGGCGGGCGGCATCTTCGCGGGGCTGCTGCTCGCGCTGTCGAGCGTGGAGCTGACCCGCCTCTTCGTGCGCCGCAACTGGACGCTGCGGCTTCCGGGCGGAGCGCCCGAGGCCGTGGTGCGCTCCTTCGTGGCGCTGCTGCCCTGCCTCGCCACCATCCTGCTCACCTTCCTCCTGGTGCACGTGGCCGGGGTGGACCTGGTGCACCTGCTCGAGCGCGCGGCGCAGCCCTTCCTCGTCGCGGCCGGAAGCCTCCCGGCGACGCTCGCGGTCGTCGCGGTGGACAGCACGCTGTGGCTGCTGGGCGTGCACGCGAGCGCCGCGCTCGCCACGCTGCGGCCGCTGTGGGAGTCGATGCTGGTGGAGAACATGGCCGCGTCCGCCGCGGGCCTGAAGCTGCCCCACCTCGCGCCCCTGCCCTTTTACTCGTGGTTCGTCTGGCAGGGAGGCTCGGGGGCGGCGCTGCCGCTCGCGCTGCTGCT
Encoded here:
- a CDS encoding PTS transporter subunit EIIC, whose translation is MHPLPATSPGESPGLRARLQAVADFFTRQRHLVAVRDGVVGALPLVLVGSLFLLAAQPPFALLQAWVAPYVPLLLVPYRMLGGLIAVYVTFCCAHSLAKSYALDPMAAGLVAMAAYLVAAYPTPLPGPPLPPALPLARLGAGGIFAGLLLALSSVELTRLFVRRNWTLRLPGGAPEAVVRSFVALLPCLATILLTFLLVHVAGVDLVHLLERAAQPFLVAAGSLPATLAVVAVDSTLWLLGVHASAALATLRPLWESMLVENMAASAAGLKLPHLAPLPFYSWFVWQGGSGAALPLALLLVRAKSAQLRAVGRVGLLPALCNVNEPLLFGVPVVLNATLAVPFILVPLLSSAVAYGALAAGWVSPPFLEMPWTLPAPLGAFLSTKDPRAVLLQMFNLALGLAVYWPFVRRYDRRLLAKEAEQAGAARLSSGPQSP
- a CDS encoding NADH-quinone oxidoreductase subunit I produces the protein MAYKATQDPREDLRERTYLPELIRGLAVSTRHFFRNLFGTRDENVQVLDRTGTSLVATVQYPEEKTPYPPGYRGLHRLVPREDGKPRCVACYMCATVCPAQCIYIEAGEYDPADVSSESRTIEKFPTAFVIDELRCIVCGLCVEACPKDAIRMDTYTHTPSEYNRQGFVYDIPKLLKGPAVSHPSDPWYKREGSEEPHHGHKEAHTRIGEGLVPLKVPGPLHAGDAHGHAAGHAHAAAAHAPAALPTGPRTVVQDDKPVKVTKFIK
- a CDS encoding complex I subunit 1 family protein, encoding MKRLIGIFTGIAVMLGAIVSIQALAYVVGGLAENLFSGASRLTNIIFLMLVFVMIMATLLTMAERKWSALMQNRIGPNRAKLVVGPINNSLMGLPHILTDSLKMLTKERFRPEGANKFLFNLGPILAFAPVFALFAVVPVGPSVKWDGHVVDMVVATPDFGMLYLLGIASLAVYGTALAGWASNNKFALLGGVRASSQMISYEVALGLSLVGLMVAFSTVQLPAFVGNMANEGAGVATGQARFLWAANANVGLPAWGIFLQPLGFILFFAASFAETKRAPFDSPEGESEIIGYFVEYSGMQFGLFMISEFVEVVVLSGVLTVLFFGGWHLPIYGEALAASSFMQEHGWIYGTILGTVFWLKVLLLIWLQLTIRWTFPRFRYDQIMTLGWKILLPAGLVNLFLSAALVLWDPSLRALAVMGLLEIGFVIALTLTKRETAGAHGGGHGHGAHGDHGHGALDHGHGGHAIAAHGATAHAAHADDHAHAAPAASH